Within the Enterococcus hirae ATCC 9790 genome, the region ATGGATTTTTTACGTAAATATGGATTTTATTTTTTATTGTCAGGAGTAGTAAGTGATTTTCTGACGCCGTATGTTTTAGGGATTTTTTATCCCAAACTTAATCAAATGACTGCTGTGATCAGTCTTTTTGGGGATGTTGGTAGTCCCGTACGAAAAGCATTTTTGATTTGGTCGGTCATATCTGGCTGCTTGTATGTTTTGGCAATGCCAGCGTTATATCAAGCTTTTGTTACTACTTCAAAACCACTTGCTTTATTAGTGACAGCTGCCATCGGTCTATATGGTGTTACAGATTGTATTTTTACCGGGTTATTTAGTGTGGACACGAACGAAACTTCTTGGAATTTTTCGACTTGGATCCACAATCTTGGTTCAGGGATTGGGTATGGTGGATTTATTTTGTTCCCTTTATTTGTTTTCTTATTGTATCGCAAAATGGGCGATGCACAATTAACTCAATCGTTTTTTATTTTACTAGTTGCCAGCTTGGTTTTTGCAGGAATTTATGGCGCAGCACGTATTCCCGGATTAAATCAATTGCCGGTTTTGAATCAGTTAGGTTTTTGTCAACGGATCAGTTTCTTCTTTAATTATTTACCAATTGTGTGGTTAAGTATCTTACACATTAGGGCATAGCGGACTGTAGCCCTAACTAAATGCTGGAAATTCGTAAAACTGATTGAAACCACAGGACAAATGTGTCAGACTAAACCTTGACCGCACATCGTGATGTGCAAATGTATATCGTAGGGGAGTCTAATGAAAGACATGAGAAATATCAAATTAACGATCGAATATGATGGGAAACGTTACTCAGGCTGGCAACGTCTGGGAGATGACGATAAAACGATCCAAGGTAAAATCGAAGCAATCATCTCACAGATG harbors:
- a CDS encoding DUF998 domain-containing protein, with product MDFLRKYGFYFLLSGVVSDFLTPYVLGIFYPKLNQMTAVISLFGDVGSPVRKAFLIWSVISGCLYVLAMPALYQAFVTTSKPLALLVTAAIGLYGVTDCIFTGLFSVDTNETSWNFSTWIHNLGSGIGYGGFILFPLFVFLLYRKMGDAQLTQSFFILLVASLVFAGIYGAARIPGLNQLPVLNQLGFCQRISFFFNYLPIVWLSILHIRA